A region of Ignavibacteriota bacterium DNA encodes the following proteins:
- the sufB gene encoding Fe-S cluster assembly protein SufB produces MSEEVKDKDELLLEELANNDYKYGFVTNIEQEYAPKGLNEDIVRFISAKKNEPEFMLNWRLKAYRHWLTMKDPAWAKVNFPKIDYQDAYYYAAPKKKVTPKNLDEVDPEILKTYEKLGIPLTEQKRLQGIAVDAVMDSVSVATTFKDTLSAMGIIFCPISEAVHSHPELVEKYIGSVVPTTDNYYAALNSAVFSDGSFVYIPKGVRCPMELSTYFRINAQSTGQFERTLIIADEGSYVSYLEGCTAPMRDENQLHAAVVELVAHKNAEIKYSTVQNWYPGDKEGKGGIYNFVTKRGICEGENSKISWTQVETGSSITWKYPSCILKGDNSVGEFYSVAMTNNMQQADTGTKMIHLGKNTRSRIVSKGISAGKSDNSYRGLVKVTKNAENARNFSQCDSLLLGDKCGAHTFPYLEIQNKSATVEHEATTSKISEDIIFYLNQRGISTEDAVALIVNGYAKEVLNQLPMEFAVEAQKLLAISLEGSVG; encoded by the coding sequence ATGTCAGAAGAAGTTAAAGATAAAGATGAATTACTGCTCGAAGAATTAGCTAACAATGACTATAAGTATGGTTTTGTTACTAATATTGAGCAGGAATACGCTCCAAAAGGTCTGAATGAAGATATTGTCAGGTTTATCTCTGCAAAGAAAAATGAACCTGAATTTATGCTTAACTGGCGTCTAAAAGCATATCGTCACTGGCTGACGATGAAAGACCCCGCGTGGGCTAAAGTTAATTTCCCGAAAATTGATTATCAGGATGCATATTATTATGCAGCACCTAAGAAAAAAGTTACTCCAAAAAATTTAGACGAAGTTGACCCCGAGATTTTGAAAACTTACGAAAAATTGGGTATTCCGCTTACAGAACAAAAGAGATTGCAGGGTATTGCAGTTGATGCTGTAATGGACAGTGTTTCGGTTGCAACTACTTTTAAAGATACCTTGAGTGCTATGGGAATTATTTTCTGCCCAATCAGTGAGGCCGTTCATTCACATCCGGAACTTGTTGAAAAGTATATTGGGAGCGTGGTTCCAACAACAGATAATTATTATGCAGCTCTCAATTCAGCTGTATTCAGCGATGGTTCATTTGTTTATATTCCAAAAGGTGTTCGCTGTCCGATGGAGCTGTCAACATATTTTCGTATCAATGCACAGTCCACAGGTCAATTTGAGAGAACTCTCATAATTGCAGATGAAGGTTCATATGTCAGTTACCTCGAAGGATGCACAGCACCTATGCGTGATGAAAATCAGCTACACGCAGCAGTTGTTGAACTTGTGGCACACAAAAATGCAGAAATTAAATATTCAACAGTTCAGAATTGGTATCCGGGAGATAAGGAAGGAAAAGGCGGAATTTATAATTTCGTTACAAAACGTGGCATTTGCGAAGGTGAAAATTCTAAAATATCTTGGACGCAGGTTGAAACCGGTTCTTCAATCACATGGAAATACCCGAGTTGCATTTTAAAGGGTGATAATTCAGTAGGTGAATTTTATTCAGTTGCAATGACAAATAATATGCAGCAGGCAGATACCGGCACTAAAATGATTCACCTTGGCAAAAATACCCGTAGCCGTATTGTATCGAAAGGTATTTCAGCCGGAAAGAGTGACAACAGCTATCGCGGTCTTGTGAAAGTAACCAAAAATGCTGAAAATGCACGCAATTTTTCACAATGTGATTCGCTATTGCTTGGTGATAAGTGTGGCGCCCATACTTTCCCATATCTTGAAATACAGAATAAATCCGCTACTGTGGAGCATGAAGCAACTACATCAAAGATTTCTGAAGATATAATTTTCTACTTAAATCAAAGAGGAATTTCAACTGAAGATGCTGTGGCATTGATTGTAAATGGATATGCAAAGGAAGTACTGAATCAGCTCCCTATGGAATTTGCAGTGGAAGCTCAGAAATTATTGGCGATAAGTCTTGAAGGCAGTGTTGGCTAA
- a CDS encoding SUF system NifU family Fe-S cluster assembly protein has protein sequence MNELRELYQQVILDHNKNPRNFGELKQCTNYAAGHNPLCGDQIDVFAVLDGGVVKDLKFNGSGCAISKASASIMTTLVVGKTIDEAKGLFNEFHKIVTSDMSVQLDTLELGKMAVFCGVREFPARVKCASLAWHTMIQALENSNKVAITETNLN, from the coding sequence ATGAACGAACTTAGAGAACTATATCAGCAGGTAATTTTAGACCATAACAAGAATCCGAGAAACTTCGGAGAATTGAAACAATGTACTAATTATGCAGCCGGGCATAACCCCTTATGTGGCGACCAAATAGATGTTTTTGCAGTTTTAGATGGCGGTGTTGTAAAGGATTTAAAATTTAATGGTTCAGGTTGTGCTATTTCGAAAGCATCTGCCTCAATTATGACTACCTTGGTTGTTGGCAAAACAATTGATGAAGCAAAAGGACTATTTAATGAATTTCACAAAATTGTTACTTCGGATATGTCTGTACAACTTGATACTTTAGAACTTGGAAAAATGGCTGTATTCTGCGGTGTGAGAGAATTTCCTGCACGTGTAAAATGTGCAAGTCTGGCTTGGCATACAATGATTCAGGCACTTGAAAACAGCAACAAAGTTGCAATAACCGAAACTAATTTAAACTAG
- a CDS encoding gamma carbonic anhydrase family protein, with amino-acid sequence MPNIFEFNAFKPVIHESSFIHPNASIIGNVIIGRDVYVGPGAAIRGDWGEIMIEDGCNVQENCIIHMFPGVTVRLKESAHIGHGAIIHGGIIGRNSLIGMNAVVMDNVVIGDECIVGALCFVPAGMIVPDRKIVVGNPAKIVKDVSDDMINWKTEGTKLYQSLPNQCFDSLKPCDPLREIPADRPKMQINYKTLKETLGR; translated from the coding sequence ATGCCTAATATATTTGAATTTAATGCTTTTAAGCCTGTTATTCATGAAAGTAGTTTTATACATCCAAATGCCTCTATAATCGGCAATGTGATTATCGGAAGAGATGTATATGTTGGACCCGGTGCGGCAATCAGAGGTGATTGGGGGGAGATTATGATTGAAGACGGCTGTAATGTGCAGGAGAACTGCATTATCCATATGTTCCCGGGGGTAACAGTAAGATTGAAAGAATCTGCACATATCGGACATGGAGCAATTATCCACGGTGGAATAATAGGAAGAAATTCACTAATCGGAATGAATGCTGTAGTTATGGACAATGTAGTTATTGGTGATGAATGTATAGTTGGAGCTTTGTGCTTTGTTCCGGCTGGTATGATTGTGCCGGATAGAAAAATTGTTGTTGGAAATCCAGCAAAAATTGTCAAAGATGTATCTGATGATATGATTAATTGGAAAACGGAAGGTACTAAACTATACCAATCTTTGCCAAATCAATGTTTCGATTCACTCAAACCATGCGATCCGTTGAGGGAAATTCCTGCTGATAGACCTAAAATGCAAATAAACTACAAAACATTGAAAGAGACTTTAGGCAGATAG
- a CDS encoding cysteine desulfurase, with amino-acid sequence MFKVEEIRKDFPVLSRIVNGKPLVYLDNAATTQKPNRVIEAMDKYYREYNSNIHRGVHKLSQLSTNAYENARSVVKDYINADSIEEIIFTRGATESINLVAGTLGKRLKEGDEIIISHMEHHANIVPWQILREEKGIVLKVIPIDDNGDLILEEYEKLLSNRTKLVSVVHISNTLGTINPIEQIIAKAKEYNALTLIDASQSIHHSNINVRELDCDFLVFSGHKIYAPTGIGVLYGKRALLESLPPYQTGGDMIRTVSFEKTTFNDLPYKYEAGTPNIAGAIGLAEALNYIRSIGLDAIIDYENHLLDYGTKLLTEIPELRIIGTAKKKTAVISFVLEDIHPHDIGTMVDMDGIAIRTGQHCTEPLMRRFGVPATSRASFSFYNTTDEINVLHNSLINVIKMFK; translated from the coding sequence ATGTTTAAAGTAGAAGAAATAAGAAAAGATTTTCCTGTACTGAGCCGTATAGTAAACGGTAAACCATTGGTTTATCTTGACAATGCTGCAACCACACAGAAGCCCAATCGTGTGATTGAGGCAATGGATAAGTATTATCGTGAATACAATAGTAACATTCATCGAGGTGTACATAAGTTAAGTCAATTATCAACAAATGCTTACGAGAATGCCCGCAGTGTAGTAAAGGATTATATTAATGCTGATTCAATTGAAGAAATAATTTTCACACGCGGAGCAACTGAATCAATAAATCTTGTTGCGGGTACTCTTGGAAAGCGATTAAAAGAGGGCGATGAAATCATCATTTCTCACATGGAACATCATGCAAATATTGTCCCATGGCAGATACTTCGCGAGGAAAAAGGTATTGTGTTGAAGGTCATTCCAATTGATGATAATGGTGATTTAATTCTTGAAGAATATGAAAAATTACTAAGTAACAGAACAAAATTGGTTTCAGTAGTTCATATTTCAAATACACTTGGCACAATTAATCCTATTGAGCAAATTATTGCTAAAGCAAAAGAATATAATGCTCTTACGTTAATTGATGCTTCGCAGTCAATTCACCATTCAAATATTAATGTTCGTGAATTGGATTGCGATTTTCTTGTTTTCTCGGGTCATAAAATTTATGCTCCGACCGGTATTGGTGTACTATACGGTAAAAGGGCATTACTCGAATCATTGCCGCCATATCAGACAGGTGGTGACATGATAAGAACAGTCAGCTTTGAAAAGACTACGTTCAATGATTTGCCTTATAAATATGAAGCCGGTACTCCAAATATTGCAGGGGCTATTGGACTTGCGGAAGCACTGAATTATATTCGCTCAATTGGACTTGATGCGATAATTGATTATGAAAATCATCTTCTTGATTACGGAACAAAATTATTAACCGAGATACCTGAACTTAGAATTATCGGCACAGCGAAAAAGAAAACTGCGGTAATATCGTTCGTTTTGGAGGATATTCATCCGCATGATATTGGTACAATGGTGGATATGGATGGTATTGCAATCCGAACCGGACAGCATTGCACTGAGCCACTTATGCGAAGATTTGGAGTGCCTGCAACATCAAGAGCTTCATTCTCATTTTACAATACTACCGATGAGATAAACGTTTTACATAATTCTTTAATTAATGTTATTAAAATGTTTAAATAG
- a CDS encoding Rrf2 family transcriptional regulator: MLKLSKKAEYAILAMQYLAENPGEKLNAKEIANRLGLSFEFLSKTMQALMKVGLLESHQGVKGGYLLSKVPNEISLMEIINATDERIRIVDCLNGNEDECQRNDMCVIKDPMHKIQKLIDNIFIKTSLKDFVSGDLNKFSVNGNHKKLINIESLI; encoded by the coding sequence ATGCTCAAATTATCGAAAAAGGCGGAATATGCGATTTTGGCTATGCAATACTTAGCTGAAAATCCTGGTGAAAAGCTTAATGCTAAGGAAATAGCAAATCGGCTTGGTTTATCATTTGAGTTTTTGTCGAAAACTATGCAGGCACTAATGAAGGTTGGCTTATTGGAGTCTCATCAGGGTGTGAAAGGTGGATATCTCCTATCCAAAGTTCCAAATGAAATCTCGCTGATGGAGATTATCAATGCAACTGATGAGCGAATCAGAATAGTTGATTGTCTGAATGGAAATGAAGATGAATGTCAGCGTAATGATATGTGCGTAATAAAAGACCCGATGCATAAAATTCAAAAACTGATAGATAATATTTTTATTAAAACGTCTTTAAAAGATTTTGTTTCCGGAGATTTGAATAAATTTTCCGTGAATGGAAATCACAAAAAATTAATTAATATTGAAAGTTTAATTTAA
- the sufC gene encoding Fe-S cluster assembly ATPase SufC, with protein MALLKIENLKANINGTEILHGLNLTVNPGEVHAIMGPNGSGKSTLASVLAGKEDYEVTDGKVEFLGKDLLDLSPEDRAREGVFLAFQYPVEIPGVSNANFIKTSVNEIRKYRGLEPLDAMDFLQLMRERAKLVEIEQSFLSRSVNEGFSGGEKKRNEIFQMAMLEPKLAIMDETDSGLDIDALKIVSNGVNKLRNSENAFVVITHYQRLLNYIVPDFVHVLVDGRIVKTGDKELALKLEEIGYDWVKDHINEL; from the coding sequence ATGGCATTACTTAAAATTGAGAATTTAAAAGCAAATATTAATGGGACTGAGATTCTGCATGGTTTGAATCTTACAGTTAATCCGGGTGAAGTTCATGCAATTATGGGACCGAACGGCTCCGGAAAAAGCACTCTTGCATCGGTTCTTGCCGGAAAAGAAGATTATGAAGTTACTGATGGAAAAGTTGAATTTCTTGGCAAAGATTTACTTGATTTATCACCTGAGGACAGAGCAAGAGAAGGCGTTTTTCTTGCGTTTCAATATCCGGTGGAAATTCCGGGTGTGTCTAATGCAAATTTCATCAAAACATCGGTTAATGAAATTCGTAAGTATCGCGGCTTAGAGCCACTTGATGCGATGGATTTCTTACAACTTATGAGAGAGCGAGCCAAACTTGTGGAAATTGAGCAGTCATTCCTTAGCCGTTCTGTTAATGAGGGATTTTCGGGTGGTGAAAAGAAACGTAATGAAATTTTCCAGATGGCTATGCTTGAGCCAAAATTAGCGATTATGGATGAAACTGATTCGGGACTTGATATTGATGCTCTTAAAATTGTTTCAAATGGTGTGAATAAACTCAGAAATTCCGAAAATGCTTTTGTTGTAATTACACATTATCAAAGATTGCTTAATTATATTGTTCCGGATTTTGTTCACGTTTTGGTGGACGGAAGAATTGTAAAAACAGGCGATAAGGAATTAGCACTTAAACTTGAAGAAATTGGCTACGACTGGGTTAAAGACCATATTAATGAATTATAA
- the sufD gene encoding Fe-S cluster assembly protein SufD — MNNSELKSDFKSMIKTEFEKMQNSFNGSSGSEINLARKEEFSSFFVQGLPTLKSENWKYTNLTFLNKLDLTVSNEISDLTGIDLNSLYYSKLDSHKIILVNGKYSKELSDIGNIDGVKIEYLNTTINKGIGEYAKYYGSLTHNSGHPFASVNSALSNGVLVIDIEKNKVIEKPIQIINITDARHSGVLTNPRILVVSRKSSSCKIVETNYTLGNNAGVKNIVKEFFLEENSHLNYYKIQDDTEFSHTFDYTQTRQERDSHFDEAAVSINGKFTRNDLRAVLDDENIETHYYGIFIGSNNELIDNHTFVDHAKPHCFSNENYRGILFDKASGIFNGKIMVRRDAQKTNAYQSNKNVLLSPNATINTKPELEIYADDVKCSHGATSGALDKTSKFYLQARGIGEKMAEVMLLNAFVAEVIAEIKIDELRELILARIEDKLGNIYN, encoded by the coding sequence ATGAATAACTCAGAATTAAAATCTGATTTTAAGTCAATGATTAAAACTGAATTTGAGAAAATGCAAAATTCTTTCAATGGCAGCAGCGGTTCAGAAATTAACCTTGCCAGAAAAGAAGAATTTTCATCATTCTTTGTTCAGGGTTTGCCAACTTTGAAATCGGAAAACTGGAAATATACAAATCTCACATTTTTAAATAAATTAGATTTAACTGTATCAAATGAAATTAGTGATTTAACTGGAATTGACTTAAATTCGCTATACTATTCAAAACTTGATTCGCATAAAATAATACTTGTAAATGGTAAATATTCCAAAGAATTATCAGATATTGGCAATATTGATGGTGTGAAAATTGAGTATCTGAATACTACAATTAATAAAGGCATTGGTGAATATGCAAAATACTACGGTAGTTTGACTCATAATAGCGGGCATCCATTTGCGAGTGTTAATTCAGCATTGAGCAACGGCGTTTTGGTTATTGATATTGAAAAAAACAAAGTGATTGAAAAGCCGATACAAATTATCAACATTACGGATGCAAGACATAGTGGAGTTCTTACTAATCCAAGAATTTTAGTAGTTAGCAGGAAATCTTCATCCTGCAAAATTGTTGAGACAAATTATACACTTGGAAATAATGCTGGTGTGAAAAATATTGTGAAAGAATTTTTCCTTGAAGAAAATTCACATCTTAATTATTATAAAATTCAGGATGATACTGAATTTTCTCATACTTTTGATTATACTCAAACGCGTCAGGAAAGGGATTCTCATTTTGATGAAGCAGCCGTTTCAATAAATGGGAAATTTACAAGAAACGATTTAAGAGCTGTTCTTGATGATGAAAATATTGAAACTCATTATTATGGAATTTTCATTGGCAGCAATAATGAATTAATTGATAATCATACATTTGTTGACCATGCTAAACCACATTGTTTCAGCAATGAAAATTACCGGGGTATTTTATTTGATAAAGCATCAGGAATATTTAACGGTAAAATTATGGTTCGCCGTGATGCCCAGAAAACTAATGCTTATCAGTCAAATAAAAATGTTCTGTTATCTCCGAATGCCACTATTAACACGAAGCCGGAACTTGAAATATATGCTGATGATGTGAAATGTAGTCATGGTGCTACTTCAGGTGCATTGGATAAAACCTCGAAATTCTACCTTCAGGCACGCGGAATAGGGGAGAAGATGGCAGAAGTGATGCTTCTAAACGCATTTGTGGCTGAAGTAATTGCAGAAATAAAAATTGATGAATTAAGAGAATTAATCCTTGCAAGAATTGAGGATAAACTCGGTAATATTTATAATTAA